One window of Pseudomonas sp. ML2-2023-3 genomic DNA carries:
- a CDS encoding lipopolysaccharide kinase InaA family protein, with product MRLSELQKAGRAPGLPLSIELADAAGPAQLQLLSLLRVLPGQRYVGAGVWRGRTVLAKLMVGSKAARNFQRELTGVRLLADQGLTTPKLLADGLQEGEGGWLLFEFLENAQSLGDAWGAVQSLPVLADEQVAVLAQALAAIGQMHLKGLWQEDLHLDNLLRQGAKLYLIDGAGICVEEAGKPLSRQKVLENLGVFFAQLPKSLEPFIEELLVHYLLSNGEHALPLEALLKQIEKVRAWRLNDFLNKVGRDCSLFSVERTAFVLRAIRREEEPAMLPVLAHADALLDQGHLYKTGGAASVGKVEVAGRTLVVKRYNIKGFAHWLKRFWRPSRAWHSWREGNRLALLGIATPKPLALLETRFLWLRGKAYLVTEFLPGPDIIERFAPYVERGDAPESELQALDHLFADLIRERISHGDLKGHNVFWDDGRWALIDLDSMCQHASLRSFATAYARDRARFMRNWPVDSALYQLIDGRLPKDLG from the coding sequence ATGCGTTTGTCCGAACTGCAAAAGGCGGGTCGTGCGCCGGGCTTGCCGCTGAGTATCGAACTGGCCGACGCGGCCGGGCCTGCGCAATTGCAACTGCTGAGCTTGTTGCGGGTATTGCCCGGGCAGCGTTACGTAGGCGCCGGGGTGTGGCGCGGGCGTACGGTGCTGGCCAAATTGATGGTTGGGAGCAAGGCTGCGCGCAACTTCCAGCGAGAGTTGACGGGTGTGCGCCTGCTGGCTGATCAAGGTTTGACCACGCCGAAGTTACTGGCTGATGGTTTGCAGGAAGGCGAGGGCGGCTGGTTGCTGTTCGAGTTTCTGGAAAATGCCCAGAGCCTGGGTGACGCCTGGGGCGCGGTGCAGTCGCTGCCGGTTTTGGCAGATGAGCAAGTGGCCGTACTGGCCCAGGCGCTGGCTGCCATTGGCCAGATGCACCTCAAGGGCCTCTGGCAGGAAGACCTGCACCTGGACAACCTGTTGCGTCAGGGCGCCAAACTGTACTTGATCGATGGCGCGGGTATTTGCGTCGAAGAAGCCGGCAAGCCGCTGTCGCGACAAAAAGTCCTGGAAAACCTCGGCGTGTTCTTCGCTCAGTTGCCTAAAAGCCTTGAGCCATTTATCGAAGAGTTGCTGGTGCACTACCTGCTCAGCAATGGTGAGCACGCCTTGCCGCTCGAAGCGCTGCTCAAGCAGATCGAGAAGGTTCGTGCCTGGCGCCTGAATGATTTCTTGAACAAGGTGGGTCGCGACTGCTCGTTGTTCAGCGTTGAGCGCACCGCCTTTGTCCTGCGTGCGATTCGCCGTGAAGAAGAGCCTGCGATGCTGCCGGTTCTGGCTCACGCCGATGCCTTGCTGGATCAGGGCCACTTGTATAAAACCGGTGGCGCGGCCAGTGTCGGCAAGGTTGAAGTGGCGGGCCGCACCCTGGTGGTCAAACGCTACAACATCAAGGGTTTTGCCCACTGGCTTAAACGCTTCTGGCGCCCGAGCCGTGCCTGGCACTCATGGCGCGAGGGCAATCGACTGGCGTTACTGGGCATTGCCACGCCCAAGCCGCTGGCACTGCTGGAAACCCGTTTTCTGTGGTTGCGGGGCAAGGCGTATCTGGTGACAGAGTTTTTGCCGGGGCCGGACATCATCGAGCGTTTTGCACCCTATGTTGAGCGGGGGGATGCGCCGGAGTCCGAACTTCAGGCGCTGGATCATCTGTTTGCCGATTTGATCCGCGAGCGCATCAGCCACGGTGACCTCAAGGGGCATAACGTGTTCTGGGATGATGGCCGTTGGGCATTGATCGATCTGGACTCGATGTGCCAGCACGCCAGCCTGAGGAGTTTCGCCACCGCGTACGCCCGTGACCGGGCGCGCTTTATGCGCAACTGGCCGGTGGACAGTGCGTTGTATCAGCTGATTGACGGGCGCTTGCCCAAAGACCTTGGCTAA
- the rfaP gene encoding lipopolysaccharide core heptose(I) kinase RfaP, translating into MKLILAEPFKSLWAGRDAFTEVERLEGEVYRELDGRRTLRTEVGGRGYFVKIHRGIGWGEVFKNLLTAKLPVLGAGQEWRAIKRLHEVGVPTMTTVAYGEKGSNPAGQHSFIITEELAPTVSLEDFSLNWIKQPPQPALKHGLIAEVARMTGMMHRAGVNHRDCYICHFLLHTDKPVTAKDFRLSVIDLHRAQVRPVISKRWRNKDLAALYFSALDIGLTQRDKLRFLRGYFQMPLRQILREEARLLAWLEGKASKLYERKLRYGDAL; encoded by the coding sequence ATGAAACTGATTCTTGCCGAACCGTTCAAGAGCTTGTGGGCAGGACGCGATGCGTTCACCGAAGTCGAGCGCCTGGAGGGCGAGGTTTACCGCGAGCTGGATGGCCGACGTACCTTGCGTACTGAAGTCGGGGGCCGCGGTTATTTTGTGAAAATCCACCGTGGCATTGGCTGGGGTGAGGTGTTCAAAAACCTGCTCACGGCCAAGCTGCCAGTGCTGGGCGCGGGCCAGGAATGGCGGGCAATCAAGCGTCTTCACGAAGTCGGCGTACCCACCATGACCACCGTCGCGTATGGCGAAAAGGGCAGTAATCCGGCGGGGCAGCACTCGTTCATCATCACCGAAGAGCTGGCACCTACGGTCAGCCTCGAAGACTTCAGCCTCAACTGGATCAAGCAGCCGCCACAGCCAGCCCTCAAGCATGGGCTGATCGCCGAAGTGGCGCGCATGACCGGCATGATGCACCGCGCCGGGGTTAACCATCGCGACTGCTACATCTGCCACTTTTTGTTGCACACCGACAAACCGGTCACGGCCAAGGACTTCCGCCTGTCGGTCATTGACCTGCACCGTGCCCAGGTTCGACCGGTCATCAGCAAGCGCTGGCGCAACAAGGACCTGGCCGCGCTGTACTTTTCGGCGCTGGACATTGGCCTGACCCAACGGGACAAGCTGCGCTTCCTGCGGGGTTACTTCCAGATGCCGCTGCGTCAGATCCTGCGCGAAGAAGCCCGCCTGCTGGCGTGGCTGGAAGGCAAGGCGAGCAAGCTTTATGAACGCAAACTACGTTATGGGGATGCACTGTAA
- the waaC gene encoding lipopolysaccharide heptosyltransferase I produces MRVLLVKTSSLGDVIHALPALTDAARAIPGITFDWVVEEGFAEIPTWHPAVGKVIPVAIRRWRKNIWETIKSGEWRRFKQSLRAEQYDLVIDAQGLVKSAWLTRYVNAPVAGLDKDSAREPLASRFYQRRLAVARGQHAVERLRQLFAVALGYDLPKGLGDYGLDVERLIELPRKKPYVLFLHGTTWDTKHWPEVYWRDLALRMGHMGVEVRLPWGNPAEKARAERIASGLSNAVVLPKLNLAGVAKVLASASACVAVDTGLGHLAAALDVPTISLFGPTNPGLTGAYGKVQIHLASDFPCAPCLQKKCTYTPTAQDQQRFDLKNEWPLCFTRLNPERVASRLSTLLLAEELR; encoded by the coding sequence GTGCGCGTTCTGTTGGTCAAAACCTCATCCCTTGGGGATGTGATCCATGCCTTGCCCGCGTTGACCGATGCGGCGCGGGCGATTCCGGGCATCACGTTTGACTGGGTCGTGGAAGAAGGCTTTGCCGAAATTCCGACCTGGCACCCGGCAGTGGGCAAGGTTATTCCGGTAGCGATTCGCCGTTGGCGCAAAAATATCTGGGAAACCATCAAGAGCGGTGAGTGGCGTCGCTTCAAGCAAAGCCTGCGCGCCGAGCAATACGACCTGGTGATCGATGCCCAGGGCCTGGTCAAAAGTGCCTGGCTGACCCGCTATGTAAACGCCCCGGTGGCCGGTCTGGATAAAGACTCAGCCCGTGAACCGCTGGCCAGCCGCTTTTATCAGCGTCGTCTGGCGGTGGCTCGCGGGCAGCATGCGGTCGAGCGTTTACGCCAATTGTTTGCCGTGGCGCTGGGCTACGACCTGCCCAAAGGGTTGGGTGATTATGGTCTCGACGTTGAGCGCCTGATTGAATTACCGCGCAAGAAGCCTTACGTATTGTTCTTGCACGGCACCACGTGGGACACCAAGCACTGGCCCGAAGTGTACTGGCGTGACCTGGCCCTGCGCATGGGGCACATGGGTGTCGAAGTGCGCTTGCCCTGGGGCAACCCGGCAGAGAAGGCCCGTGCCGAGCGCATTGCCAGCGGTTTGAGCAACGCAGTGGTGCTGCCCAAGCTGAATCTGGCGGGGGTTGCCAAGGTACTGGCCAGCGCCAGCGCCTGTGTCGCGGTCGATACCGGGCTGGGGCATCTGGCGGCGGCGCTGGATGTACCGACCATCTCCCTGTTTGGCCCCACCAATCCGGGCCTGACCGGTGCCTATGGCAAGGTGCAAATCCACCTGGCCAGCGATTTTCCGTGCGCACCGTGCCTGCAGAAAAAATGCACCTACACTCCGACTGCACAGGACCAGCAGCGGTTTGATCTGAAAAACGAGTGGCCGTTGTGCTTCACCCGTTTGAACCCTGAGCGTGTCGCGAGTCGATTAAGCACGTTGTTACTGGCTGAGGAACTGCGCTGA
- a CDS encoding glycosyltransferase family 4 protein, whose protein sequence is MQLAFVLYKYFPFGGLQRDFMRIALECQKRGHQIRVYTMIWEGDIPPGFEVLVAPVKAFHNHTRNEKMLAWMQADLAKRPVDRLVGFNKMPGLDVYYAADGCFEDKAQNLRHSFYRFFKRYKHFAEYERAVFDKNAKTEILMISEVQQPLFIKHYDTPLERFHLLPPGIALDRRAPANAAEIRAGFRREFNLADDDLLMVQIGSGFKTKGVDRSLKALAALPGELKKRTRLFVIGQDDPKVFQLQSATLGLGDHVQFLKGRSDIPRFLLGADLLIHPAYNENTGTVLLEALVAGLPVLVSAVCGYAHYISDADCGRVLDEPFEQAQLNEYLTRMLSDDAARAAWSQNGLAYAQTADLYSMPQHAADVILAEQH, encoded by the coding sequence ATGCAACTGGCTTTTGTGCTATACAAATATTTCCCGTTTGGCGGGCTGCAACGCGATTTCATGCGCATTGCGCTGGAGTGCCAGAAACGTGGCCATCAAATTCGCGTCTACACCATGATTTGGGAGGGTGACATTCCCCCCGGTTTTGAAGTGCTGGTGGCGCCGGTCAAGGCGTTCCACAACCATACCCGCAACGAAAAAATGCTCGCCTGGATGCAGGCCGACCTGGCCAAACGCCCGGTGGACCGCCTAGTCGGCTTCAATAAAATGCCGGGGCTGGACGTGTACTACGCGGCCGACGGCTGTTTTGAAGACAAGGCGCAAAACCTGCGCCATTCGTTCTATCGCTTCTTCAAGCGTTACAAGCACTTTGCCGAATACGAGCGGGCAGTGTTCGACAAGAACGCCAAGACTGAAATCCTGATGATTTCCGAAGTCCAGCAGCCGCTGTTTATCAAGCATTACGACACGCCGCTCGAGCGCTTCCACCTGTTGCCGCCGGGCATTGCTCTGGACCGTCGTGCGCCCGCCAATGCAGCCGAGATTCGCGCCGGGTTCCGGCGTGAATTCAACCTGGCAGACGACGACCTGCTGATGGTGCAGATCGGTTCCGGGTTCAAGACCAAAGGCGTCGATCGCAGCCTTAAAGCCCTGGCGGCGTTGCCGGGCGAGCTTAAAAAGCGCACCAGGCTGTTTGTCATTGGCCAGGACGATCCCAAAGTCTTTCAATTACAGAGCGCCACGCTGGGGCTGGGCGATCACGTGCAGTTCCTCAAGGGGCGCAGCGATATCCCGCGCTTCCTGCTGGGCGCAGACCTGCTGATTCACCCGGCCTATAACGAAAACACCGGCACCGTGCTGCTTGAAGCGCTGGTGGCAGGGTTGCCGGTGCTGGTCAGCGCCGTCTGTGGCTACGCCCATTACATCAGCGACGCCGATTGCGGCCGTGTACTGGACGAGCCGTTCGAGCAGGCGCAACTCAATGAATACCTGACACGCATGTTGTCCGACGATGCTGCGCGCGCGGCCTGGAGCCAAAACGGCCTGGCCTACGCGCAGACGGCCGACCTCTACAGCATGCCGCAGCACGCTGCGGATGTGATTCTGGCGGAGCAACACTGA
- the waaF gene encoding lipopolysaccharide heptosyltransferase II, protein MNILIVGPSWVGDMVMAQTLFQCLKQRHPQCEIDVLAPEWSRPILERMPQVRKALSFPLGHGALELATRRKIGKSLKGQYDQAILLPNSLKSALVPFFAGIPKRTGWRGEFRYGVLNDVRKLDKERYPLMIERFMALAYEPGADLPKPYPRPALQIDPQSRAGALAKFGLELDRPVLALCPGAEFGESKRWPSEHYAKVAEQKIREGWQVWLFGSKNDHAVGEDIRSRLIPGLREESVNLSGETSLAEAIDLLSCADAVVSNDSGLMHVAAALNRPLVAVYGSTSPGFTPPLADKVEIVRLGLECSPCFDRTCRFGHYNCLRELMPQPVVEALQRLQGSPVEVN, encoded by the coding sequence ATGAATATTTTGATCGTTGGGCCCAGCTGGGTCGGTGACATGGTGATGGCGCAGACACTGTTTCAGTGCCTCAAGCAGCGCCACCCGCAGTGCGAAATCGATGTGCTGGCCCCCGAGTGGAGCCGGCCCATCCTTGAGCGCATGCCGCAAGTGCGCAAGGCCTTGAGCTTTCCGCTCGGCCACGGCGCGCTTGAACTGGCCACGCGACGCAAGATCGGCAAGTCCCTCAAGGGCCAATACGATCAGGCAATCTTGCTGCCCAACTCGCTGAAATCAGCCCTCGTGCCGTTCTTTGCGGGCATCCCCAAGCGCACCGGCTGGCGTGGCGAGTTTCGTTATGGCGTGCTCAACGATGTGCGCAAACTCGACAAAGAACGCTACCCGTTGATGATCGAGCGTTTTATGGCGCTGGCCTATGAGCCGGGTGCCGACCTGCCCAAGCCTTATCCGCGCCCGGCCTTGCAGATCGATCCGCAAAGCCGTGCCGGCGCACTGGCAAAATTTGGCCTGGAACTGGACCGCCCGGTGCTGGCGCTGTGCCCGGGTGCCGAGTTTGGCGAGTCCAAGCGCTGGCCGTCCGAGCACTACGCCAAAGTTGCCGAGCAAAAGATCCGCGAAGGCTGGCAGGTGTGGTTGTTCGGCTCCAAAAACGATCACGCTGTGGGCGAAGACATCCGCTCGCGGTTGATCCCCGGGCTGCGTGAAGAGTCTGTCAACCTGAGCGGCGAGACCTCGCTGGCCGAGGCCATTGATTTGCTGTCGTGCGCCGATGCCGTGGTATCCAACGACTCCGGGCTGATGCACGTGGCTGCTGCGTTGAACCGCCCGCTGGTGGCGGTCTACGGCTCCACATCGCCGGGTTTTACCCCGCCGTTGGCCGACAAGGTCGAAATCGTGCGCCTGGGGCTCGAGTGCAGCCCGTGTTTTGATCGCACCTGCCGCTTTGGCCACTACAACTGCCTGCGCGAACTGATGCCGCAGCCTGTGGTTGAAGCCTTGCAGCGTTTGCAGGGCTCACCGGTCGAGGTCAACTAG
- a CDS encoding lipopolysaccharide kinase InaA family protein, whose product MTDFLADADRALLERNGLADFDALWAVQLEAVDEPNTSGGGWSSVFRMDLEGQGFYLKRQSNYLTRTLHRPLGEPSFAREFRNIQRYQQMGIPALEAVFFGERKVPGEHRAVLMTRALDGWNDLDSLLEQWPQLTPEQQQAILRECGLLARRLHAARQVHGCFYPKHIFLQADGLGYRAQLIDLEKTRPLLLGQRDRVKDIEPLLRRAHAWSDAEVRVLLAAYLDQPVDSGLVDAWLARLNVRRSHKGAR is encoded by the coding sequence ATGACTGATTTTTTAGCGGATGCGGATCGGGCTTTGCTTGAGCGCAACGGACTGGCCGACTTCGATGCGCTGTGGGCTGTGCAACTGGAAGCCGTGGACGAGCCCAACACCAGCGGTGGTGGCTGGAGCAGCGTGTTTCGCATGGACCTCGAAGGCCAGGGCTTTTACCTCAAGCGTCAAAGCAACTACCTGACCCGTACCCTGCACCGGCCATTGGGCGAGCCGAGCTTCGCCCGCGAATTTCGTAATATTCAGCGTTATCAGCAAATGGGTATTCCGGCGCTGGAAGCGGTGTTTTTTGGCGAGCGGAAAGTGCCTGGCGAACATCGCGCGGTGCTCATGACCCGTGCGCTGGATGGCTGGAATGACCTCGATTCGTTGCTTGAACAATGGCCGCAACTGACCCCTGAGCAGCAGCAGGCAATTTTGCGTGAATGCGGCCTGTTGGCGCGTCGCCTGCACGCTGCGCGTCAGGTTCATGGCTGCTTTTATCCCAAGCACATTTTCTTGCAGGCTGACGGCTTGGGTTATCGCGCCCAATTGATCGATCTGGAGAAAACCCGGCCTTTGTTGCTGGGCCAGCGTGACCGGGTCAAGGACATCGAGCCGTTGCTGCGTCGGGCCCATGCCTGGAGCGATGCCGAGGTGCGGGTGTTGCTCGCTGCCTATCTGGATCAGCCTGTCGACAGTGGTCTGGTGGATGCCTGGCTGGCGCGACTGAACGTGCGTCGCAGCCACAAGGGAGCGCGCTGA
- a CDS encoding branched-chain amino acid transaminase codes for MSMADRDGVIWYDGKLVPWRDATTHVLTHTLHYGMGVFEGVRAYETPQGAAIFRLQAHTDRLFDSAHIMGMKIPFSKDEINEATRIAVRENNLDSAYIRPMVFYGSEAMGLRATGLKVHVIIAPWSWGAYMGAEALEVGIKVRTSSFTRHHVNISMTRAKANGHYINSMLALQEAISGGADEALLLDPEGFVAEGSGENVFLVKDGVIYTPDVTACLNGITRSTILTLATELGYKFVEKRITRDEVYIADEAFFTGTAAEVTPIREVDGRHIGIGRRGPITEKLQKAYFDLVTGKTTDHPEWRTLVK; via the coding sequence ATGTCGATGGCTGATCGTGATGGTGTGATCTGGTATGACGGCAAGCTGGTGCCGTGGCGTGATGCTACGACGCACGTGCTGACCCATACATTGCACTACGGCATGGGCGTGTTTGAAGGTGTACGCGCTTACGAAACCCCGCAGGGCGCGGCGATTTTCCGCTTGCAGGCGCACACTGACCGCCTGTTCGATTCGGCCCACATCATGGGCATGAAGATCCCGTTCAGCAAAGACGAAATCAACGAAGCGACCCGCATTGCGGTGCGTGAAAACAACCTCGACAGCGCCTACATCCGCCCGATGGTGTTCTACGGATCCGAAGCCATGGGCCTGCGCGCCACTGGCCTCAAAGTCCACGTGATCATCGCGCCGTGGAGCTGGGGTGCCTACATGGGTGCCGAAGCGCTGGAAGTCGGGATCAAGGTGCGCACCAGCTCCTTTACCCGTCACCACGTGAACATTTCCATGACCCGGGCCAAGGCCAACGGTCACTACATCAACTCGATGCTGGCCCTGCAGGAAGCGATTTCCGGCGGTGCCGACGAAGCGCTGTTGCTGGATCCGGAAGGCTTCGTGGCCGAAGGCTCGGGCGAGAACGTGTTCCTGGTCAAGGATGGCGTGATTTACACCCCGGACGTGACGGCTTGCCTGAACGGCATCACCCGCAGCACGATCCTGACCCTGGCCACTGAGCTGGGTTACAAGTTTGTTGAAAAACGCATTACCCGCGACGAGGTGTATATCGCCGACGAAGCGTTCTTCACCGGCACTGCCGCTGAAGTGACGCCGATTCGCGAAGTCGACGGGCGTCATATCGGTATCGGCCGCCGTGGCCCGATCACCGAAAAACTGCAAAAAGCCTATTTCGACCTGGTGACCGGCAAGACAACGGATCACCCAGAGTGGCGTACACTGGTCAAATAA
- a CDS encoding lipopolysaccharide kinase InaA family protein → MAGWNLEPAYSALASDFGSLEAVFALQGEHLTRDPLSEVIRVQRDGVNYYVKRYTGAGKGLRRYLGRPRVKSEWQNLKRFDKWGIPTAEVVAWGLERSGFAYSRGAMITRELPNTRDLSELADHHDPLLKDRAWVDCVSRQLAKCTRIMHNHRFTHNDLKWRNLLVDDQPKLFLIDCPNGDFWRGFWLKYRITKDLACLDKVAKYHLSYTQRLRFYFQYTGRTTLNAADKERVRHIVRFFEGRE, encoded by the coding sequence ATGGCGGGTTGGAATCTTGAACCCGCTTACAGTGCACTCGCTTCTGATTTTGGCAGTCTGGAAGCGGTATTTGCCCTCCAGGGCGAGCACCTGACCCGCGATCCTCTTTCGGAAGTGATCCGTGTGCAGCGCGATGGCGTCAATTATTACGTCAAGCGCTATACCGGTGCGGGCAAGGGCTTGCGCCGCTATCTGGGCCGCCCTCGGGTCAAATCCGAATGGCAGAACCTCAAGCGTTTCGACAAGTGGGGCATTCCCACCGCCGAAGTCGTGGCATGGGGCCTTGAGCGCAGTGGCTTTGCCTACTCCCGTGGCGCCATGATCACCCGTGAGCTGCCCAATACCCGCGATTTGTCCGAACTGGCGGACCACCATGATCCGTTGCTCAAGGACCGTGCCTGGGTCGACTGCGTCAGCCGCCAGTTGGCGAAATGCACCCGGATCATGCACAACCATCGCTTTACCCATAACGATCTGAAGTGGCGAAACCTGCTGGTCGACGATCAGCCCAAGCTGTTTTTGATCGACTGCCCGAACGGTGACTTCTGGCGCGGTTTCTGGCTCAAGTACCGCATCACCAAAGACCTGGCGTGCCTCGACAAAGTGGCCAAGTACCATTTGTCCTACACCCAGCGTTTGCGTTTCTATTTCCAATACACCGGGCGCACTACGCTCAATGCGGCGGACAAGGAGCGTGTTCGTCATATCGTGCGTTTTTTTGAGGGCCGGGAATGA